In one window of Heterodontus francisci isolate sHetFra1 chromosome 24, sHetFra1.hap1, whole genome shotgun sequence DNA:
- the bhlha15 gene encoding class A basic helix-loop-helix protein 15, with amino-acid sequence MKSKLPFSSSSSSSNMKSRFSGAAAGDCPEMQLHLGAEATCCPVRSQRSRSRAGPRGGRRHGGCTVSAAGGGSSSSSSGGSGSGSRRRGCVPSARERNLRRIESNERERQRMHNLNNAFQALREVIPHVEADRKLSKIETLTLAKNYIKSLTSTILGMTKEHPSLPLPPPPASQGEPDSSSPPLGALRRRHHHLPPKEDSIRA; translated from the coding sequence ATGAAATCTAAGCTGCCTTtctcctcctcttcatcttcctccaaCATGAAAAGCAGGTTCAGTGGAGCTGCAGCTGGCGATTGCCCGGAGATGCAGCTGCACCTGGGGGCTGAGGCTACCTGTTGCCCGGTGCGGAGCCAGCGGTCCCGATCCCGGGCCGGGCCCCGCGGGGGGCGCAGACACGGCGGCTGCACGGTGAGTGCGGCCGGgggtggcagcagcagcagcagcagcgggGGCTCGGGCTCGGGCAGCCGGCGCAGGGGGTGTGTGCCCAGTGCCCGTGAGCGCAATCTACGCCGGATTGAGAGCAACGAGCGGGAGCGGCAGCGGATGCACAACCTGAACAACGCGTTCCAGGCGCTACGGGAGGTCATCCCACATGTGGAGGCGGACAGGAAACTCTCCAAGATTGAGACCCTCACCCTGGCCAAGAACTACATCAAGTCCCTCACTTCCACCATCCTGGGCATGACCAAGGAGCACCCATCATTGCCCCTGCCACCGCCTCCTGCAAGCCAGGGCGAGCCCGACAGCTCCAGCCCACCCTTGGGTGCCCTCCGCCGCCGCCATCACCATCTCCCTCCCAAGGAGGACTCCATCCGAGCGTAA